A genome region from Coprococcus phoceensis includes the following:
- the trxB gene encoding thioredoxin-disulfide reductase: MENKNFYDVIVIGGGPGGYGAALYTSRANLTTLVVEKFAPGGQMGTTEIVENYPGFTEGINGFELGMQMKQGAERFGVETKIAEVQSVDLEKQPKVIVTSDGTYEAKTVILAMGAYPRELGLPNERELRGRGVSYCATCDGMFYRGKTVVIVGGGNTAVADALFLSKICKKVYLVHRRDELRASKTYMDSLNEAENLEFIWNSEVVEVLADDLVTGVKVKNKENCEVSEIDCDGVFVAIGNVPNTELVKGQIDLDEGGYVLADETTRTNIPGVYAVGDLRKKPLRQIVTAVADGAVASKYIEEYIAVGE, from the coding sequence ATGGAAAATAAAAATTTTTATGATGTGATTGTCATCGGAGGCGGTCCCGGAGGATACGGGGCTGCGCTTTACACATCAAGGGCAAACTTAACCACGCTTGTAGTAGAAAAATTCGCTCCGGGCGGACAGATGGGGACGACAGAGATCGTAGAAAATTATCCGGGCTTTACAGAAGGAATCAATGGATTTGAACTTGGAATGCAGATGAAGCAGGGCGCAGAGCGGTTCGGCGTGGAGACAAAGATCGCGGAAGTGCAGAGTGTGGATTTAGAAAAACAGCCGAAAGTTATCGTTACATCAGATGGAACATACGAGGCGAAGACGGTTATTCTTGCAATGGGAGCTTATCCGAGAGAGCTTGGACTTCCAAATGAAAGAGAACTGAGAGGTCGCGGCGTATCTTACTGCGCAACCTGTGATGGAATGTTTTACAGAGGAAAGACAGTTGTGATCGTAGGTGGTGGAAATACTGCGGTTGCAGATGCTTTGTTTTTATCTAAAATCTGTAAAAAAGTATATCTGGTGCACAGAAGAGATGAGTTGAGAGCATCCAAGACATATATGGATTCCCTGAACGAGGCAGAAAATCTGGAATTTATCTGGAATTCAGAAGTGGTGGAAGTGCTTGCAGATGATCTTGTCACCGGAGTGAAAGTGAAAAATAAGGAAAATTGCGAAGTGTCTGAAATTGATTGTGACGGAGTGTTTGTTGCAATTGGAAATGTGCCAAACACAGAGCTTGTCAAAGGACAGATTGACCTCGATGAAGGAGGGTATGTGCTCGCAGACGAGACGACACGGACCAATATTCCGGGAGTGTATGCGGTTGGAGATTTGAGAAAGAAACCGCTCCGGCAGATTGTGACGGCGGTGGCGGACGGTGCGGTGGCATCGAAGTATATTGAGGAATACATTGCGGTGGGAGAATAG
- a CDS encoding MATE family efflux transporter, with translation MLTNTLTTEPVRKLFFRYLIPSICGTMVTSIYVLADTIIIGKGIGIDAMAALNIILPLFNIFFGTGLLFGVGGSVLMSIARGKGDTQTGNCYFSVAVLLNAITCILYMILFLNFMEPIARFLGATDVTMPYVLNYAPYVILGLGFFAFSTFLQTFVRNDGAPKLSMIAVVSGGVLNVVLDIVFVFPCKMGMAGAAIASVLGSVLTTVILLFHFRSKSNGLHFSLKKFSPVFITSIYKNGFTSFLVEVSSGIVMFVFNLQILKYIGDIGVSMYGVITNTAIVVICLCNGINQASQPIISTNHGAGLIDRIETVKKLGLRTAFIICSVPAVLGLIVPNLFTYIFMNPNEQILALSSTAIRIYFVGFFVIGLNMFIIGYFQSTVKPQLSLFLCLSRGCVLAIIFVFVLPPLIGVIGIWVSVPLAEFITLIAGIYFLKKNEKERIS, from the coding sequence ATGCTGACAAACACACTTACAACCGAGCCAGTACGAAAATTATTCTTTCGTTACCTCATTCCTTCTATCTGCGGAACGATGGTAACGTCTATTTATGTACTTGCTGACACAATTATTATCGGGAAAGGAATTGGCATTGATGCTATGGCTGCATTAAATATCATCCTCCCGCTGTTTAATATTTTCTTTGGCACCGGACTTTTATTTGGTGTCGGCGGTTCTGTCTTAATGTCAATCGCCCGCGGAAAAGGCGATACTCAGACCGGAAACTGTTATTTTTCTGTCGCAGTACTTTTGAATGCCATCACCTGTATTTTATACATGATTCTATTTTTAAATTTCATGGAACCGATCGCACGTTTTCTTGGCGCAACAGATGTAACAATGCCTTATGTACTCAATTACGCGCCGTACGTGATCTTGGGACTTGGCTTTTTTGCATTCTCCACTTTTCTACAAACCTTTGTAAGAAATGATGGTGCACCAAAGCTTTCCATGATTGCCGTTGTATCCGGCGGTGTCCTGAATGTTGTTTTAGATATTGTTTTTGTATTTCCTTGTAAAATGGGCATGGCAGGAGCAGCAATTGCAAGTGTGCTTGGATCCGTACTTACAACTGTTATTTTGCTGTTCCATTTTCGCTCTAAGTCAAACGGACTGCATTTTAGCTTAAAGAAATTTTCACCTGTATTCATCACAAGTATCTACAAAAATGGATTTACAAGCTTTCTTGTGGAAGTCTCGTCCGGAATTGTTATGTTTGTTTTCAACTTACAGATTTTAAAATATATTGGCGATATCGGTGTGAGCATGTATGGTGTCATTACAAATACCGCTATTGTAGTCATCTGCCTGTGTAACGGAATCAACCAGGCTTCTCAGCCGATCATCTCAACCAATCATGGTGCAGGGCTTATTGATCGTATTGAGACTGTAAAAAAACTGGGACTGAGAACTGCATTTATCATCTGCTCCGTTCCGGCTGTTTTAGGATTGATCGTGCCAAATTTGTTTACTTATATTTTTATGAATCCAAATGAACAAATACTTGCCCTTTCATCCACTGCAATTCGTATTTATTTTGTTGGATTCTTTGTAATCGGATTGAATATGTTTATCATTGGCTATTTTCAATCTACAGTAAAACCACAGCTTTCATTGTTCCTCTGTCTTTCCAGAGGGTGTGTACTTGCAATTATCTTTGTATTTGTGCTGCCTCCGCTTATCGGAGTCATTGGAATCTGGGTATCTGTACCGCTTGCTGAATTCATTACACTGATTGCCGGAATATATTTCTTGAAAAAGAATGAAAAGGAGAGGATCTCATGA
- a CDS encoding Crp/Fnr family transcriptional regulator: MQIEELVPFWAKLTKEEQEELKNRILVQNVKKGTIIHNGSEDCTGLIIVEEGQLRAYTLSEDGKEITLYRMFQRDACLFAASCIMNNIQFEVIIEAREDSKVLTIPTSVYQNLIHTSLPVANFTNDLMASRFSDVMWVMEQILNKSVDVRLAALLVEEMEITGESMLKMTHEEIAHHLGTAREVITRMLKYFQKEQLVSLSRGSIEIIDEDRLYELAKDSRR; this comes from the coding sequence ATGCAGATAGAAGAACTCGTTCCATTTTGGGCGAAACTTACAAAAGAAGAACAAGAGGAACTGAAAAACAGGATACTGGTACAGAATGTGAAAAAAGGAACCATTATACACAATGGTTCGGAGGACTGTACAGGGTTGATCATTGTGGAAGAAGGACAACTTCGCGCATATACGCTGTCGGAAGACGGGAAAGAGATCACATTATACAGAATGTTTCAAAGAGATGCCTGTCTTTTTGCGGCATCCTGTATTATGAATAATATTCAGTTCGAGGTGATTATAGAGGCGAGAGAAGATTCTAAGGTGCTGACAATACCGACCTCTGTTTATCAGAATTTGATACATACCTCTCTTCCGGTTGCAAATTTTACAAACGACCTCATGGCGTCGAGATTTTCAGATGTGATGTGGGTGATGGAACAGATTTTAAATAAAAGTGTGGATGTGAGACTTGCCGCACTGCTTGTGGAAGAGATGGAGATTACAGGAGAGAGCATGCTGAAAATGACACATGAAGAGATCGCGCACCATCTGGGAACGGCAAGAGAGGTGATTACCAGAATGCTGAAGTATTTTCAGAAAGAACAGCTTGTCAGCCTGTCGCGCGGGAGCATTGAAATCATAGATGAAGATCGTCTGTATGAACTTGCGAAAGACAGTAGAAGATAA
- a CDS encoding DUF6483 family protein, with translation MGVVDEKDYIMRMIKEMVQVLFSLVFGKKYVSVELEDENKYEVSGNTLKYFFDMIDQGDINEAENLLLEDLDYTNKEEVMAAAFFYQHLSQKDDDFLRRNDYTKEEVLFGFKQLLEKSGYKDLIRLIGRVDEEER, from the coding sequence ATGGGAGTTGTAGACGAGAAAGATTATATTATGCGAATGATAAAAGAAATGGTACAAGTATTGTTTTCTTTGGTATTTGGGAAGAAATATGTTTCTGTCGAATTAGAAGACGAAAATAAATATGAAGTCTCAGGAAATACGCTGAAATATTTTTTCGATATGATTGACCAGGGAGATATAAACGAAGCCGAGAATCTTTTGCTGGAAGATCTCGATTATACAAATAAAGAAGAAGTCATGGCGGCGGCATTTTTTTATCAACATCTAAGTCAAAAAGATGATGATTTTTTGAGAAGAAATGATTACACGAAAGAAGAAGTACTTTTTGGGTTTAAGCAGTTACTTGAAAAATCCGGATATAAGGACTTAATTCGCTTAATAGGACGTGTTGATGAGGAAGAACGATAA
- the rluF gene encoding 23S rRNA pseudouridine(2604) synthase RluF, with amino-acid sequence MRENQTTETTVRLNKFLSEAGLCSRREADRLIESGKVTVDGKRAEMGMRVSPSQRVCVGKKEVRQKNEMVLLAVNKPVGIVCTEEKKEKNNIIRFLNYPTRVTYIGRLDKDSEGLLLMTNNGDIINKMMRAGNQHEKEYKVTVNKPVTKEFIEKMAEGVPILDTVTRKCKVEMLGKYKFRIILTQGLNRQIRRMCEYLGYKVTRLERIRVMNITLGELKPGEYRKVTEAEIQKLYELIKDSSNETVIPKKQEQ; translated from the coding sequence ATGAGAGAAAATCAAACTACAGAGACAACAGTAAGATTGAATAAGTTTTTGAGTGAGGCAGGCCTCTGTTCCAGAAGGGAGGCGGACCGTCTGATTGAAAGCGGGAAAGTGACCGTGGATGGAAAGCGTGCAGAGATGGGAATGCGTGTCAGTCCTTCCCAGAGAGTGTGTGTAGGCAAGAAAGAAGTCCGGCAGAAAAATGAGATGGTACTGCTTGCGGTCAACAAGCCGGTTGGAATCGTCTGCACAGAAGAAAAAAAAGAAAAAAACAATATTATTCGGTTTTTGAATTATCCGACAAGGGTCACATATATCGGAAGGCTTGATAAAGATTCAGAAGGGCTGCTTTTGATGACAAATAATGGAGACATTATCAATAAGATGATGCGCGCAGGAAATCAGCATGAAAAGGAATATAAAGTTACAGTCAATAAGCCGGTGACAAAAGAATTTATTGAGAAGATGGCGGAAGGTGTGCCGATTCTTGATACGGTCACGAGAAAATGTAAGGTGGAGATGCTCGGAAAATATAAATTCCGGATTATTTTGACACAGGGACTCAACAGGCAGATTCGCAGGATGTGTGAATATCTTGGCTATAAAGTGACAAGACTGGAACGTATCAGGGTAATGAACATCACACTTGGAGAGTTAAAGCCGGGGGAATACCGGAAGGTGACGGAAGCAGAAATTCAAAAATTATATGAATTGATCAAGGATTCTTCCAATGAGACGGTGATCCCAAAGAAACAAGAACAATGA
- a CDS encoding DUF5721 family protein codes for MIALKLPEVKECMSKLLLSDTFDSFLFIEGEIVTYNTFSINGFLKKDFFEKDLAPSRDYSLWKDIREYAFSLIKGKKTPLSFRFVFGLSEANIERLLKQQELNFQPQDVQGLYLNLKYDGQNLTCVTGTSMRLFTLDKSLEEAWDQMVQRFFLKKEISAEVL; via the coding sequence ATGATTGCATTAAAATTGCCGGAAGTAAAAGAATGTATGTCCAAGCTGTTATTATCGGACACCTTCGACTCATTTTTATTCATAGAAGGAGAAATTGTCACCTATAATACATTTTCCATTAATGGATTTCTCAAAAAAGATTTTTTTGAGAAAGACCTGGCTCCTTCCCGAGATTATTCATTGTGGAAAGATATTAGAGAGTACGCATTTTCTTTGATCAAGGGAAAAAAAACTCCCCTTAGTTTTCGCTTTGTATTCGGACTGTCAGAGGCGAATATTGAAAGATTACTGAAACAGCAGGAACTGAATTTCCAGCCACAAGATGTGCAGGGATTGTATCTCAATCTAAAATATGATGGTCAGAATCTTACCTGCGTCACCGGAACTTCCATGAGACTGTTCACTTTGGATAAGTCTTTGGAGGAAGCATGGGATCAGATGGTTCAAAGATTCTTTTTGAAAAAAGAGATTAGCGCAGAAGTCTTATAA
- the trxA gene encoding thioredoxin, which translates to MSVMKVTNSNYTQEVLESNVPVLIDFFADWCMPCKMFAPIVDEVAAAHEGKVKVVKINIDDDPELAQEYRVMSIPTLKLVDAKEVKGTNVGAMSKAELESWLLGHGVQL; encoded by the coding sequence ATGTCAGTAATGAAAGTAACAAACAGCAACTATACACAAGAGGTTTTGGAATCAAATGTCCCGGTATTAATTGACTTTTTCGCAGACTGGTGCATGCCTTGCAAGATGTTTGCGCCAATTGTAGATGAGGTGGCAGCAGCACATGAAGGAAAAGTAAAGGTCGTAAAAATCAACATCGATGATGATCCGGAACTGGCTCAGGAGTATCGTGTGATGAGCATTCCGACATTGAAGCTTGTGGATGCAAAAGAAGTGAAAGGAACCAATGTAGGAGCGATGTCAAAAGCAGAGCTTGAGAGCTGGCTGCTCGGACACGGTGTACAACTGTAG
- the ligA gene encoding NAD-dependent DNA ligase LigA has protein sequence MEQKKQRMQELVQLLNEAGKAYYQGTAEIMSNYEYDKLYDELLALEKELGITLASSPTVNVGYEVLSELPKERHEKPMLSLDKTKEVSKLKEFLGSQKARISWKLDGLTIVLTYQNGTLQKAVTRGNGEVGEVITNNAKVFKNLPLHISYQGELILRGEAIIGYRDFEKINEEIEDVDAKYKNPRNLCSGSVRQLNNEITAKRNVKFFAFSLVKADDVDFKNSRIYQMEWLKEQGFEVVEGYEVTAGTIEERVKFFSEKIADNDFPSDGLVLVYDDIAYGQSLGTTSKFPRDSFAFKWADEIRETTLLEIEWSPSRTGLINPVAIFEPVELEGTTVSRASVHNISIMEELELGIGDTIAVYKANMIIPQIAENLTRSGVKDIPEECPVCHGKTEIRKVSDAKALYCTNEECGAKHLKSFALFVSRDALNIDGLSEATLEKFIAKGFINHYSDIFHLEQYKDAIKSMEGFGEKSYVNLQKSIEKARVTTLPKLIYSLGIANIGLANAKVICKELNFDIEKMLHVTEEELSEISGIGPVIAKAFVSYFAKEQHVEEFRRLLTELEIPKEEESKEAQIFENMNFVITGSVEHFANRNEVKAVIESKGGKVTGSVTSKTNYLINNDIESTSSKNKKARELGVPIISEETFLKMLEGE, from the coding sequence ATGGAACAAAAAAAACAGCGTATGCAGGAACTGGTACAATTGCTGAATGAGGCAGGAAAGGCATATTATCAGGGAACTGCGGAGATTATGAGCAACTATGAATATGACAAACTTTACGATGAGTTACTTGCGTTGGAAAAAGAACTGGGAATTACATTGGCATCAAGTCCTACAGTCAATGTAGGATATGAGGTGCTAAGTGAGCTTCCGAAAGAACGGCATGAAAAACCGATGCTTTCTTTAGATAAAACGAAGGAAGTGTCGAAATTAAAAGAATTTCTGGGAAGCCAGAAGGCAAGGATTTCCTGGAAATTAGATGGGTTGACCATAGTGCTGACATATCAGAATGGAACTTTACAAAAAGCAGTAACAAGGGGAAATGGAGAGGTCGGAGAGGTTATCACTAACAATGCGAAGGTATTTAAGAACCTGCCGCTTCATATCTCTTATCAGGGAGAATTGATTCTGCGTGGAGAGGCGATCATCGGCTATCGTGATTTTGAAAAAATCAATGAAGAGATTGAAGATGTAGATGCAAAATATAAAAATCCAAGAAATCTGTGCAGCGGTTCAGTACGCCAGTTGAATAATGAGATTACTGCAAAAAGAAATGTGAAGTTCTTCGCATTTTCACTTGTAAAAGCAGATGATGTGGACTTTAAGAATTCCAGAATTTATCAGATGGAATGGTTAAAAGAACAAGGATTTGAAGTGGTGGAAGGATATGAGGTCACAGCCGGTACGATTGAAGAGCGTGTGAAATTCTTTTCGGAGAAGATTGCAGACAATGATTTTCCGTCAGATGGCCTGGTGCTTGTATATGATGACATTGCATATGGGCAGTCGCTTGGTACAACCTCCAAGTTCCCGAGAGATTCCTTTGCGTTTAAATGGGCAGATGAGATCCGAGAGACGACCCTTCTTGAGATTGAGTGGAGTCCGTCAAGAACAGGGCTTATCAATCCGGTTGCAATTTTTGAACCGGTGGAACTGGAAGGGACGACAGTGAGCCGTGCGAGTGTTCACAATATCAGCATTATGGAAGAATTAGAGCTTGGCATTGGCGATACGATCGCAGTCTATAAAGCAAACATGATCATTCCGCAGATTGCAGAAAACCTGACGCGAAGCGGTGTGAAAGATATTCCTGAGGAATGTCCGGTCTGTCATGGTAAGACAGAGATCCGAAAAGTCAGTGATGCAAAGGCGCTCTACTGTACGAACGAAGAGTGCGGGGCAAAGCATCTGAAATCATTTGCGCTGTTTGTGAGCAGAGATGCGCTTAATATTGATGGACTTTCAGAGGCGACATTAGAGAAATTTATCGCAAAGGGATTTATCAATCATTATTCAGATATTTTTCATTTGGAGCAGTATAAAGATGCGATTAAATCCATGGAAGGATTTGGCGAAAAATCTTATGTAAATCTACAAAAAAGTATTGAAAAAGCACGTGTGACAACACTGCCAAAACTCATTTACAGTCTTGGAATAGCGAATATCGGACTTGCCAACGCAAAGGTAATCTGTAAAGAACTGAACTTTGATATAGAGAAAATGCTTCATGTTACAGAGGAAGAATTGAGTGAAATATCGGGAATCGGTCCCGTGATTGCGAAAGCGTTTGTTTCCTATTTTGCAAAAGAGCAGCATGTGGAAGAATTCCGAAGACTTTTAACAGAATTGGAGATACCAAAGGAAGAAGAGAGCAAAGAGGCTCAGATTTTTGAAAATATGAACTTTGTAATTACAGGAAGTGTGGAACATTTTGCAAATCGAAATGAAGTAAAGGCTGTAATTGAAAGTAAAGGAGGAAAGGTGACGGGCTCTGTCACTTCTAAGACAAACTATCTGATTAATAATGATATAGAGTCAACCTCTTCAAAAAATAAAAAAGCGAGAGAGCTGGGGGTTCCGATTATCTCAGAAGAGACATTTTTAAAAATGCTGGAAGGTGAATAA
- a CDS encoding M18 family aminopeptidase: MQQTNYIDNLLSLIRKATSQFHTVEAVKDQLAKQGYEELCWKNNWNLQKGGKYMVIHHGSSIFAFTIGSRFQEKESFRIAAAHGDFPGFRIKPNPEVTTEKYVQLNVESYGGVNLSSWLDRGLSAAGRVVLKSDDVFRPKVSLVDLEKTLFTIPNIAIHLEREMNKGVELNKQTQMLPIVGILEEEVDKNCFLSALAEKLQVQVDEILDYELNLYNADRAEKIGLHEEFLSAPRLDNLTSVQALVDGILEGERKEGLNVIAIFDHEEVGSRTKQGAGSMMLPYLLEKIYLSLGGSEQMYKNALAEGLLMSVDVSHGFHPSYGGKYDPTNKNMLNQGFCIKEACSQSYATDSEAVGIVQQICEKEQIPYQKFVNRSDVTGGGTLGSIASAMLPVRTVDLGVPLLAMHSSRELMGAKDQESLTRFIKAYFSL, translated from the coding sequence ATGCAACAGACAAACTATATAGATAACTTACTTTCGCTTATCAGGAAGGCAACCTCACAGTTTCATACAGTGGAAGCAGTGAAAGATCAGTTAGCAAAGCAGGGATATGAGGAACTGTGTTGGAAAAACAACTGGAATTTGCAAAAAGGCGGGAAATATATGGTGATTCATCATGGCTCCAGTATTTTTGCATTTACGATCGGGAGTCGTTTTCAAGAAAAAGAGAGTTTCCGAATTGCGGCAGCACATGGGGATTTTCCGGGATTTCGTATCAAACCAAATCCGGAGGTGACTACAGAAAAATATGTACAACTTAATGTGGAGAGTTATGGCGGGGTGAATTTGTCAAGTTGGCTGGATCGTGGACTGTCTGCCGCAGGACGTGTCGTCTTAAAATCTGATGATGTATTTCGTCCAAAAGTTAGTCTCGTTGATCTCGAGAAAACATTATTTACGATTCCGAATATTGCGATTCATCTGGAACGAGAGATGAATAAGGGCGTAGAATTGAATAAGCAGACACAGATGCTTCCGATTGTGGGAATCTTGGAAGAAGAGGTGGATAAAAACTGCTTTTTGAGTGCGCTTGCGGAAAAGCTTCAAGTGCAGGTGGATGAGATTTTGGATTATGAATTGAATCTGTATAATGCAGACAGGGCAGAGAAGATAGGATTGCACGAAGAATTCCTCTCGGCGCCGAGACTGGATAATCTCACGTCTGTTCAGGCGCTTGTCGATGGAATTTTAGAAGGTGAACGAAAAGAAGGGCTGAATGTGATCGCGATATTTGATCATGAGGAAGTCGGCAGCAGGACAAAGCAGGGAGCCGGATCTATGATGCTTCCGTATTTGCTGGAGAAAATTTATCTTTCACTTGGAGGGTCTGAACAGATGTACAAGAATGCACTTGCGGAGGGGCTTTTAATGTCTGTGGATGTCAGTCATGGATTTCATCCAAGCTATGGGGGAAAATATGACCCGACAAATAAGAATATGTTGAATCAAGGGTTCTGCATTAAAGAAGCATGCTCACAAAGCTATGCAACAGACAGTGAAGCGGTCGGAATCGTGCAGCAGATTTGTGAAAAAGAACAGATTCCGTATCAAAAATTTGTAAATCGTTCGGATGTGACAGGGGGCGGAACACTCGGTTCAATCGCATCGGCGATGCTTCCGGTGAGAACGGTAGATTTGGGTGTGCCGTTGCTTGCAATGCATTCCAGCAGAGAACTGATGGGAGCAAAAGATCAGGAGAGTCTGACCAGATTTATCAAGGCATATTTTAGTTTATAG
- the clpX gene encoding ATP-dependent Clp protease ATP-binding subunit ClpX has product MAEKDNINEMDIDIDSEKKEVPEVVKEEKKENEEYEKFCFMCHRPESVAGKMIDLPNDICVCSDCMQKSFDMMNNNKFDLSQLMNMPGVQFLNLSDMENMIPKRQQVKKKKPEEKKAEPVFNIRDIPAPHKIKAQLDDYVIGQEYAKKAISVAVYNHYKRVATNTMDEIEIEKSNMLMIGPTGSGKTYLVKTLARLLDVPLAITDATSLTEAGYIGDDIESVVSKLLAAADNDVEKAERGIIFIDEIDKIAKKKNTNQRDVSGESVQQGMLKLLEGSDVEVPVGANSKNAMVPLTTVNTKNILFICGGAFPDLEQIIKERLNKQASMGFIADLKDKYNNDKDILSKVTVEDIRNFGMIPEFIGRLPIIFTLQGLDEDMLVKILKEPKNAILKQYQKLLELDEVKLNFDEEALHAIARKAMKKDTGARALRSIIEEFMLDIMYEIPKDDNIGQVTITKEYIEGTGGPLIAMRGQELITG; this is encoded by the coding sequence ATGGCAGAAAAAGATAATATAAATGAGATGGATATAGATATAGACAGCGAGAAAAAAGAAGTTCCGGAAGTAGTGAAGGAAGAGAAAAAAGAGAATGAAGAGTATGAGAAATTCTGTTTTATGTGCCACAGACCGGAGAGTGTTGCAGGAAAGATGATCGATCTCCCGAATGATATTTGCGTTTGTTCAGACTGTATGCAGAAAAGTTTTGATATGATGAACAATAATAAGTTTGATTTAAGTCAGCTGATGAATATGCCGGGCGTACAGTTTTTAAATTTGTCGGACATGGAGAATATGATACCAAAAAGGCAGCAGGTGAAGAAGAAAAAGCCGGAAGAAAAGAAGGCGGAACCTGTGTTTAATATCCGTGACATTCCGGCACCGCATAAGATTAAAGCACAGTTAGACGATTATGTGATTGGACAGGAATATGCAAAAAAGGCAATCTCAGTGGCTGTTTATAACCACTACAAGCGAGTTGCGACAAATACGATGGATGAGATTGAGATTGAAAAATCCAATATGTTGATGATCGGACCAACCGGAAGCGGTAAGACATATCTTGTAAAGACACTCGCGAGACTTTTAGATGTACCGCTTGCGATCACAGATGCGACATCATTGACAGAGGCAGGATATATTGGTGATGATATTGAAAGCGTGGTTTCCAAATTGTTAGCGGCAGCGGACAATGATGTGGAAAAAGCAGAGCGTGGAATTATCTTTATTGATGAGATTGACAAGATTGCAAAGAAGAAAAATACGAACCAGAGAGATGTCAGCGGAGAATCCGTACAGCAGGGAATGTTAAAATTGTTGGAAGGAAGTGACGTGGAGGTGCCGGTAGGCGCGAACAGCAAGAACGCAATGGTGCCGCTCACGACGGTCAACACGAAAAATATTCTGTTTATCTGTGGGGGAGCGTTCCCGGATTTGGAACAGATCATCAAAGAGAGATTGAATAAACAGGCATCGATGGGATTTATTGCAGATTTGAAGGATAAATACAACAATGATAAAGATATTTTGTCGAAAGTAACAGTGGAGGATATTCGCAATTTCGGAATGATTCCGGAATTTATCGGGCGACTTCCGATTATCTTTACCCTTCAGGGATTGGATGAAGACATGCTTGTCAAGATTTTAAAAGAGCCAAAGAATGCAATTTTAAAACAGTATCAGAAGCTTTTGGAACTTGATGAAGTAAAATTGAACTTTGATGAGGAAGCATTGCATGCGATTGCAAGAAAGGCGATGAAGAAAGATACCGGAGCGAGAGCGCTTCGCTCAATCATTGAGGAATTTATGCTCGATATTATGTATGAGATTCCGAAAGATGACAATATTGGTCAGGTTACTATCACAAAAGAATATATAGAAGGAACGGGCGGTCCACTTATTGCGATGAGAGGACAGGAGCTGATTACCGGCTAA